The following nucleotide sequence is from Aquarana catesbeiana isolate 2022-GZ linkage group LG08, ASM4218655v1, whole genome shotgun sequence.
attatttcattttttggGTATAAATACTGGCTGCTACCACTGTCAACTCATCTGGCCTCCTGGATTGCACCATGAAGTTCCTCCTGATCTGTATGCTCATCGGAGCAGTTGGTGAGTTCTCCAACTTAATACTATCTGAATGTCTGTCCTTCCTCATAGTCAACATctcaatgtatttttaaaaaaatgtcactgtTAATCCAAGACATTATATAATTGTGTCCTACTGTATGTTCTTACAAGTTCTAAGGTGTCTTGAATATTCTGTATGTTCAAGTCACGTTGTCTTTTTGGTAAAAGTCAACtccatcaacattttttttacatagattAGGGAAAGGTTTAAACTAATTTATATGTTACATTTTTTAATCTTGGTCAAATTTTAGGATATTGCTCTCTCTTAATGTCCCAAAAATAACTGCATAGGCATTGAGGGGAAATTACCCCAAAGAGGAACCCAATTAAAGGCTGTGTCCTATCATTTTTCCATGAATTCCAGTGTATCTAAGGCAAacctttttcttagttttggacagagtggggaatGTTTAATGACCTCTGTCactctttttatttttatcattttggggAAATATTTCACCATTTTCCTATCCCAAGAATGCAACTGAAAGTGAGGAGAAGTCACTCAAAAGTGAAAGAACTTCCCACTTAggcagttgtcactgaaacaagtTTTTAATTGCTCTCTGGGTCCAATTTGAGGAGATTGCTCTCACTTCTTATTCCCGGAGATACCTGTATAGGCATTGAGGGGATGATACTTCAAAGAGGAACATAATAACAGACTGTGTCCTGTTTGGGAATTTTTTCCACAAACTCTCCTTCCACTGCCACCAGTTagaaggacaggaagtaaagaaaaagCTCCAGAAAAAGGATACAAAAACCAGGACCAGAGCCTAAAAGAAATTCTAAACTTTTCCCAATCTTAAGTGAATGCCTTAATAAACATTACCTTCGATTTATTTAAAGTACACCTAAAgcatatttatctatttatttattttaattacggGTAGAGTATAGAATGGacaatgccccatcatttgttTTCTCTATGTCCCATTGGAGAAATATTCTACCACTTCCTGTCCCacaaatgcaacaggaagtgaggggaaatcactccaaagtgaggaaaaatctaCACTTAGCCAGTTCTCCCTGGAACAGGCATCCCCAGATTTACCCTCACTATCTGCTTCATTCACAACCGTTATGTGTGAGATTTCCCAGTTCTGGTGACAGTCGTTGCAGGATAAATAGAGAATCTCCCCATCTGAAGCACAGACGGCAATTATAAACTTAACAGAGATTGTATTTAGTTCCTTTAAGTTGCTACTTTGTATTTAGCACTTACATCTTTGCATTGCTTATTGAAAAAAGACAATTGGAATATGAAGTAAATTTCATAATGTACTCAATATGTTTGACCTCTCCTCTTTTCTACAGCTGCCTTCGACGATGATGATGATAAGATTGTTGGGGGATACACCTGTGGATCACATTCTCAGCCCTGGCAGGTATCTCTGAACTCTGGATATCACTTCTGTGGTGGCTCCCTGCTTAACAGCCTGTGGGTGGTCTCTGCCGCTCATTGCTACAAGGCGTAAGTTATCTCTCTTAAATATAAAATGGcacattttagtgtgttttttagtgAGAACATAGCCAATGTATAAAACAGGTGTACTTCATTGGCTTCATATGGACATTATTACAACATTTAACTTACTCAAATTAGGTGAGTAACATTTAACAATCTTGGCAAAAAATAACTAGGTCTTTTCATAACTCCCCAGAATTTGGCTGATAATACATTATATAGTCAAAAATTGTCTAATGCCTGACCAAAACACCTGCCTATATGTCAATGATTGTATCATTCAGAGGTGACTCCAAAAGTGTGTGAATACCCCTAGAAATAATTGAGTTCAGGTATTTAGTTTTTTTCAGCAtagaaagacattttagacaattgtgcattTCCAAGCTTGTGGTAACAATTTTGTGAATACCCTTTCCTGTTCCAGcagcccctgtgcacaaagccagatcCAAAATATGGTTTAATGAGTTTGATGTTCAGGAATTTGAGTGGCCTGCTAAGTGCTGGCCTCAGCTCTACTGAACACCTTGAGTTTAAATTGAGTTGAGTTCAAATTCCGATAGTAAGCCGAGGcttgtccaacatcagcacctgatctcacaaatgctctggCAAATTGGGAGGGGCGGGGGGCATAATTCCATATTAGTATTCATGACTTTTGAATGGAAGTCCAACAAACTTACTGCCAGGTGTTCACAAACTTTTGGCTAGTGCAAAACACAATATCTTAGGAGTTCCTAAGGATAAATATGACATCACAGAAATGGTTGGATATAAATAGGTCCATGAATGATGACAAATGGGTGATGTAATGACATCATCTTGAgtcttgccatttttttttctacacattgtTGATTACATTTCAAACTGGGCACAATCAGCTTTACTACCCTTACAGCATTAAAAACATTGGCTAGCTTATTCTCAGTACTAAAACTTAACAAGTGTCTAGCCTGTCTAGTTCTGGCTGCACAACAGAATTCCTTTTTAGCAGGGAAATAGATCATGTGTTGAGATTGCCTTGCAATAAACATAGTTTTAACTTGCCATATCTTCCATCTCCCAAAATCTCACTATAGAGCAACATGGTCTGGCTTTACTAAAATTTGCGAGATATGAGTGAGACCATCATGAAGGTAGCTCTCTCCTATATGGAGAACAATTACAGCATTGTCATAACAGCTCTTGAGCGTTCTAATTTCTCAGGTACACACAGTCACCCTTTCCTAGCTAGATTGGCTTTCTGACTGCATCTCTAATGGAAACAAACTTGAGTGTCTGTTAAACTTTAATATGAAATGTTGAAACTtatcccttaaagtgattgtaaagtcttatttaataaaaaaaaacaaaaaaacaacaaatatgttataATTACCTCCTCTCTGCAGTCGGTTTtgtacagggcagcctggatcctaaTCTTCTTGGGTacctttttgctgctgctggcccctccctcttgacaaatgcccccacagcaaacagcttgctatgagggggcacctgagctgagctgcagctcagcatgtccattcagacacaaagctgctGTTCAGGCCCATcctctctctcttctgattggctaactgactttgattgacagcactgggagccaatggctctgctgctgtgtctcagccaatcaggggggagagtcccTGATGGGTGAgggatcatggacatcgctggacagagatgtggctcaggttagtattagggggtgctggggcagctgctacacacagaaggctttttattttaatgtatagaatgcattaagataaaaaccctcctgcccttacaactcctttaatatgcTTCAAAGAGCATCACATGATTTTCTAAATTTTACATATCACTGAAATAGGAGCATGCAGGTCAGACTGGGAGAGCACAACATCGCTGTCAGTGAGGGCACCGAGCAGTTCATCAACTCTGCCAAGGTCATCAGACATGCCAGCTACAACTCCAGAACCACTGACAATGACATCATGTTGGTCAAGCTGGCCTCTCCTGCCACCCTCAACTCCTACGTCAAGACTGTGCCTCTGCCCAGTGGCTGCGCTGGCGCTGGAACCAGCTGTGTGATTTCCGGATGGGGCAACACTCTGAGCAGTGGAAGTAAGTAGACAGAAAACACTGTTAAATATAGTACCATCTTGCAGGTACATTTTTTAATAACTTTGGAAGTATAGTATAATAATATTGGTAAAACTGGTTTTAGATAGTCTAACATCTTGCCAGATATAATATTTGTTTTGGATTTGTTTGATGCCAATAAATCAATTGCCAATGAATTTGGTGCATTGGTTATCTAACGATATTCTGTGCCTTTATCTCTTGTAagttttgtgagtttttttttttttttaagacacctGGTCTAGTTTTAAAATGAAACTCACCCAtaacaatttgataaaaaaaataatgttctttagcaaggaacataaatCCTagattaataattatgctaccaaaataagtgtgtgccataaattgcctccagcattgctcctgtttcttcttgtcagaggctgccattttactgaagcccagggCCCTTAGGTAGCATacatctttaggctgtcagcaaattggcctctagtggctcttaTTTCAGCACAATGCCAAGGTTTATAAGGATTTGTGCTCTGCAGGTTTAAGGTTTTGAAGAtacttttcttattttatttttttataacttgaTGAACACATCTTTTTTTCTTAGTCTAGCTATGGAACTATACTGAGTTTCTAAATCACTGCATCTCCAATAGATTGTACACACTATTGCTTAAAAGTTTTAAGATTACCTGAAAATGTTTATCACCGGCTTGTTATTTCATAGACTTCCATTTACTTATTTTACTCTATTAGGTAGCACTGATTGTAGCACAGAAGTTGGAACCATTCATATTAGAAATAATTTAGTAAATGttgttttcttttatttgtagCCAACATGCCTAACCTCCTGCAGTGTGTGAACGCTCCCATCCTGACCACCGCCCAGTGCAGCAACGCCTACCCCGGTCAGATCACCTCCAACATGATCTGTGTTGGCTACCTGGAGGGTGGCAGGGATTCATGCCAGGTAATATACCCTTTCTTTTATTTTACCATTAGGACAAAACATTACTGAATATATTTATTGATGAAAATAAACCTTTGTGTGCTAAGAGTGAAATGCAGTCAAACAGACTAAACAGTTAAAATGTAACTAAACTTTCTCAATCAAACTAgttttaattcttatgctgctagcattagtaaattgtTAGAAAGCTGTAATAAATGTACttgctaagcacacccttctgcctgcatgcctgagctaagggcaaatggatgtaaatgctatatgaatcatctgcccttactcaagatggccacaattAAAAATGCTAGGAGGTTATTTTTCAAAGTGACGTCTCAATGAAatgaagcatggagacatggatggatgggtaagtTTCCTGTgaatattaaaattaaattaaatagcgttttaagattgtggtgctcagatacagtttatttctgttttataaATGTCGTTTTTTTTCAATGTGCTATGGCTTTAGCCATATATCAAACTGTCCTGTGCCATGGCTATGTGTCGGAGCACTAGTCCAGATCTCCATCATGCTGTTGATCTGACACACTCCCAGCAGAGTCACAACTAGTGTGCTCCACAATGTTCATACTTCTTGATTGGAGCACCATGTACGGGGCGTGTTGATCCACTGGGGACCACTACGCTATGTGTAAGAGCAGCATTGTTAAATGGAGCACCATGTACCGGGCATGTTGGTCCACTGGAGACCACTATGCTATATTTGAGAGCAGCCTTGTTGAATGGAGCACCATGTACAGGGTGTGTTGGTCCCCTGGAGACCACTACGCCATGTGTGAGAGCAGCCCTGTTGAATGGAGCACCATGTATGGGGCATGTTGGTCCACTGGAAACCAATACAATGTGTGAGAGCAGCAGTCTGGATCTCCAACATACTTCTGGCCCTGGGCAGTTTGAAATATGGCTAACATAAGTTTAGATAAGTGTCACATAGGGCTATATTTCTACAATTAATATAATTTATCTTCCACCTGAgtatattttctcatttttttttcaactcaagccatgcttttctttttttaaaaagtaattatTAACTATGATATTCCTTTGCTTTCCATATGTTTCTATCAAACAGCCACATTTCAGTCATGTCCTCAGGTTCTAATAATTCTTTCCTCTTCTCAGGGTGACTCTGGTGGCCCCGTGGTGTGTAACGGACAGCTTCAGGGTATTGTCTCCTGGGGATATGGCTGTGCCCTGGCTAACTACCCCGGTGTCTACACCAGGGTCTGCAACTACAACTCTTGGATCGCCAGCACTCAGGCTGCCAACTAAATTTTCTTATTTAGTCAATTTAATGGTCTTTCTATTACTTTTCACACCTATGTATTAAATGTTTTGTGAA
It contains:
- the LOC141105829 gene encoding trypsin-like is translated as MKFLLICMLIGAVAAFDDDDDKIVGGYTCGSHSQPWQVSLNSGYHFCGGSLLNSLWVVSAAHCYKASMQVRLGEHNIAVSEGTEQFINSAKVIRHASYNSRTTDNDIMLVKLASPATLNSYVKTVPLPSGCAGAGTSCVISGWGNTLSSGTNMPNLLQCVNAPILTTAQCSNAYPGQITSNMICVGYLEGGRDSCQGDSGGPVVCNGQLQGIVSWGYGCALANYPGVYTRVCNYNSWIASTQAAN